The nucleotide sequence ACGGCAAAGCCATAGCCGCCAGCCTGCGCCAGCAGATCGCCCAACGTGTCGCCGAGCGCCGCCAGCAAGGCCAGCGCGCCCCCGGCCTGGCGGTGATCCTGGTTGGCAGCGACCCGGCTTCCGAGGTTTATGTCTCGCACAAGCGCAAGGACTGCGAGGAAGTCGGCTTCGTTTCCGTGGCCCATGACCTGCCCGCAAGCACCACCCAGGGCGAGCTGCTGGGGCTGATCGACCAGCTCAACCGCGACAGTGCGATCGACGGCATCCTCGTACAGCTGCCCCTGCCCGCCCATCTGGACGCCTCGCAGTTGCTCGAACGCATCAGCCCGGACAAGGACGTGGACGGTTTCCACCCGTTCAACGTCGGCCGCCTGTCCCAGCGCATGCCGCTGCTGCGCTCCTGCACACCGAAAGGCATCATGACCCTGCTGGCGAGCACCGGCACCGACCTGCACGGCCAGCACGCGGTGATCGTCGGCGCCTCCAACATCGTCGGCCGCCCGATGGCCCTCGAGCTGCTGCTGGCCGGTTGCACCGTCACCGTCACCCACCGTTTCACCAAGGACCTGCAAGGCCACGTGGCCCAGGCCGACATCGTGGTCGCGGCCGCCGGCAAGCCGGGCCTGGTCAAGGGTGAGTGGATCAAGCCAGGCGCGATCGTCATCGACGTCGGCATCAACCGCCAGGCCGACGGCAAGCTGGTCGGCGACGTCGAGTTCGCTGTCGCCGCCGAGCGCGCCGGCTGGATCACCCCGGTTCCCGGTGGCGTCGGCCCGATGACCCGCGCCTGCTTGCTGGAGAACACGCTGTACGCCGCGGAACACCTGCACGCGTAAGCGGCTGCGGCAATGAAAAACGGCACCCTCGGGTGCCGTTTTCGTTTATAGCGCAGTGCTTACTGGTTTTTCTGCCAGGATTTCACCAGCTCGTCATAGCTCACGGTCTCGCCCTTGGGCTTCTCGTTGGCCAGTTTCGGCTTCGGCGCGCCGGGCTGGTCGAACCAGTACTGCGGGTCTTTCTCCTCGTTGAGTTTCGGCCCGCACTCACCCTGCACGCCGGAGCGTTCGATGCGCGCCATCATGGTGTCCTGCGCGGCGGCAAGGCCGTCCAGGGCTTCCTGCGGGGTCTTGTCACCACTGGCCGCTTCGGCGATGAACTGCCACCACAGCTGCGCCAGGCGCGGATAGTCCGGCACGTTGGTGCCGGTCGGCGACCACTGCAGGCGCGCGGGGCTGCGGTAGAACTCCACCAGGCCACCGAGTTTCGGCGCCAGCTCGGTCATCGCCTGCGAGTTGATGTCCGACTCGCGGATCGGCGTCAGGCCGACGATGGTTTTCTTCAGCGACACGGTTTTCGAGGTGACGAACTGCGCGTACAGCCAGGCGGCCAGGCGCTGTTTCTCCGGGGTCGACTTGAGGAAGGTCCAGGAACCGGTGTCCTGGTAGCCGAGCTTCATGCCCTCCTCCCAATACGGTCCTTTCGGTGACGGCGCCATGCGCCACTTCGGCGTGCCGTCCTCATTCATCACCGGCAGACCGGGCTTGGTCATGTCGGCGGTGAAGGCGGTGTACCAGAAGATCTGCTGGGCGATGTTGCCCTGCGCCGGCACCGGGCCGGCCTCGGAGAAGGTCATGCCCTGGGCCTCCGGCGGCGCGTAGTCACGCAGCCAGTCGACGTACTTCTGCGTGGCGTAGACCGCTGCCGGGCCGTTGGTGTCGCCGCCGCGGGCGACGCTGGAGCCCACCGGGCGGCAGCCTTCGACGCGAATGCCCCACTCGTCCACCGGCAGGCCGTTGGGCAGGCCCTTGTCGCCGCCGCCCGCCATGGAGAACCAGGCGTCAGTGAAGCGCCAGCCCAGCGACGGGTCCTTCTTGCCGTAGTCCATGTGGCCGTAGACGCGCTTGCCGTCGATTTCCTTGACGTCTTCGCTGAAGAACTTGGCGATGTCCTCGTAAGCCGACCAGTTCACCGGCACGCCCAGCTCGTAGCCGTACTTCTCCTTGAACTTGGCTTT is from Pseudomonas sp. PDM14 and encodes:
- the folD gene encoding bifunctional methylenetetrahydrofolate dehydrogenase/methenyltetrahydrofolate cyclohydrolase FolD; amino-acid sequence: MTAQLIDGKAIAASLRQQIAQRVAERRQQGQRAPGLAVILVGSDPASEVYVSHKRKDCEEVGFVSVAHDLPASTTQGELLGLIDQLNRDSAIDGILVQLPLPAHLDASQLLERISPDKDVDGFHPFNVGRLSQRMPLLRSCTPKGIMTLLASTGTDLHGQHAVIVGASNIVGRPMALELLLAGCTVTVTHRFTKDLQGHVAQADIVVAAAGKPGLVKGEWIKPGAIVIDVGINRQADGKLVGDVEFAVAAERAGWITPVPGGVGPMTRACLLENTLYAAEHLHA
- a CDS encoding extracellular solute-binding protein, coding for MFDNNNKTRHGMALMALLTLSGLSGAAWADAYEDAAKKWIGAEFSPSTLTPEQQLEELKWFIKAAEPFRGMEINVASETIATHEYEAKVLAKAFSEITGIKLTHDLMQEGDVVEKLQTQMQSGKNIYDGWVNDSDLIGTHFRYGKAVSITDMMANEGKAVTSPTLDLEDFIGISFTTGPDKKIYQLPDQQFANLYWFRADWFEKPELKAKFKEKYGYELGVPVNWSAYEDIAKFFSEDVKEIDGKRVYGHMDYGKKDPSLGWRFTDAWFSMAGGGDKGLPNGLPVDEWGIRVEGCRPVGSSVARGGDTNGPAAVYATQKYVDWLRDYAPPEAQGMTFSEAGPVPAQGNIAQQIFWYTAFTADMTKPGLPVMNEDGTPKWRMAPSPKGPYWEEGMKLGYQDTGSWTFLKSTPEKQRLAAWLYAQFVTSKTVSLKKTIVGLTPIRESDINSQAMTELAPKLGGLVEFYRSPARLQWSPTGTNVPDYPRLAQLWWQFIAEAASGDKTPQEALDGLAAAQDTMMARIERSGVQGECGPKLNEEKDPQYWFDQPGAPKPKLANEKPKGETVSYDELVKSWQKNQ